Proteins co-encoded in one Setaria viridis chromosome 9, Setaria_viridis_v4.0, whole genome shotgun sequence genomic window:
- the LOC117836897 gene encoding epoxide hydrolase 1 — protein sequence MAPEIEHSHLPIRGINIHVAQAGKDELGTVVFLHGFPEIWYSWRHQMLAAAAAGYRAIAPDCRGYGLSDQPPDNEEASWVWDDLVADVLAILDTFSIPKAFLLGKDFGAIPAYEFALQHPDRTRGVACLGIPFSPVPFPFDTMPEGFYVLRWGEPGRAEADFGRHDVRRVVRTVYVLFSGAEVPIAKEGQEIMDLADLSTPLPEWFTEEDLDTYAKLYEKSGFRYPLQMPYRSIHKIPNRLDARFQVPVFMVMGEKDYCFKFPGFETALRGGVMEKFMPDLKITFIPEGSHFVQEQFPEQVNELLLGFFKDHPVAA from the exons atGGCGCCGGAGATCGAGCACAGCCACCTCCCCATCCGCGGGATCAACATCCACGTCGCTCAGGCCGGCAAAG ATGAACTGGGGACGGTGGTGTTCCTGCACGGCTTCCCGGAGATATGGTACTCGTGGCGCCACCAGATgctggccgcggccgccgccgggtacCGCGCCATCGCGCCGGACTGCCGCGGGTACGGCCTCTCCGACCAGCCGCCGGATAACGAGGAGGCCTCCTGGGTCTGGGacgacctcgtcgccgacgtGCTCGCCATCCTCGACACCTTCTCCATCCCAAAG GCGTTCTTGCTGGGCAAGGATTTCGGCGCCATTCCGGCGTACGAGTTCGCGCTGCAGCACCCGGACCGCACCCGCGGCGTGGCGTGCCTCGGCATCCCGTTCAGCCCCGTGCCGTTCCCCTTCGACACCATGCCCGAGGGCTTCTACGTCCTGCGCTGGGGT GAGCCTGGCAGGGCGGAGGCGGACTTCGGCCGGCACGACGTGAGGCGCGTGGTGCGCACCGTCTACGTGCTCTTCTCCGGCGCCGAGGTCCCGATCGCCAAGGAAGGGCAGGAGATCATGGACCTCGCCGACCTGTCCACGCCCCTCCCGGAGTGGTTCACCGAGGAGGACCTCGACACCTACGCCAAGCTCTACGAGAAGTCCGGCTTCCGCTACCCTCTGCAGATGCCGTACAG GTCTATACACAAGATACCGAACCGGCTGGACGCCAGGTTCCAGGTGCCGGTGTTCATGGTGATGGGGGAGAAGGACTACTGCTTCAAGTTCCCGGGGTTCGAGACCGCGCTGCGTGGCGGCGTCATGGAGAAGTTCATGCCGGACCTGAAGATCACCTTCATCCCGGAGGGGAGCCACTTCGTGCAGGAGCAGTTCCCGGAGCAGGTCAACGAGCTACTCCTCGGCTTCTTCAAGGACCACCCGGTCGCCGCGTGA